The proteins below are encoded in one region of Triticum aestivum cultivar Chinese Spring chromosome 1B, IWGSC CS RefSeq v2.1, whole genome shotgun sequence:
- the LOC123091506 gene encoding uncharacterized protein, whose amino-acid sequence MRGGGGAGDKQPANGMHGGAGGASAGKPRSYFLYGILLYVVLPVLFLYMVVAAISPIYNPRCSPEGAGAMVHFVVANPNASSSNTSMRSPMVSADEAPTGLRHIVFGIGASSALWESRKEYIKLWWRPGRMRGFVWMDKPVEEFYSKSSRTGLPAIMVSSDTSKFPYTHGAGSRSALRISRIVSESYRLGLPGVRWFVMGDDDTVFLPENLVHVLSRYDHTQPYYIGSPSESHIQNLIFSYGMAFGGGGFAISRALAEELAKMQDGCLHRYPALYGSDDRIHACMSELGVPLTRHPGFHQCDLWGDVLGLLGAHPVAPLVTLHHLDFLEPVFPTTPSRAGALRKLYDGPVRLDSAAVAQQSVCYDGEHQWTVSVSWGFAVMVVRGVLSQREMETPVRSFLNWYRRADYTAYSFNTRPVARQPCQKPNVYYMRDSRMDRRRNVTVTEYERHRVKPPPCRWRIADPAALLDHIVVLKKPDPDLWKRSPRRNCCKVLSSPKKGENRSMTINVGMCREGEFAKI is encoded by the exons ATGAGGGGCGGGGGAGGGGCCGGCGATAAGCAGCCGGCCAACGGCATGCATGGCGGCGCCGGCGGTGCCTCAGCCGGCAAGCCCAGGTCTTATTTCCTCTACGGCATCCTCCTCTACGTCGTCCTGCCCGTGCTGTTCCTGTACATGGTCGTCGCCGCGATCTCGCCGATCTACAACCCGCGGTGCTCGCCGGAGGGCGCCGGCGCCATGGTGCATTTCGTGGTGGCCAATCCGAATGCATCCTCGTCAAACACTTCCATGAGGTCCCCGATGGTGTCGGCGGACGAGGCGCCCACCGGGCTGCGGCACATCGTGTTCGGCATCGGCGCCTCGTCGGCGCTGTGGGAGAGCCGTAAGGAGTACATCAAGCTGTGGTGGCGGCCGGGGCGGATGCGAGGGTTCGTGTGGATGGACAAGCCCGTGGAGGAGTTCTACTCCAAGAGCTCGCGCACGGGGCTCCCGGCGATCATGGTCAGCTCGGACACGTCCAAGTTCCCGTACACGCACGGGGCCGGCAGCCGGTCGGCGCTGCGGATCTCCCGCATTGTCTCGGAGAGCTACCGCCTCGGCCTCCCGGGGGTCCGGTGGTTCGTCATGGGCGACGACGACACGGTGTTCCTCCCGGAGAACCTGGTGCACGTGCTGTCCCGGTACGACCACACGCAGCCGTACTACATCGGGTCGCCATCCGAGAGCCACATCCAGAACCTCATCTTCTCGTACGGTAtggcgttcggcggcggcggcttcgccaTCAGCCGCGCGCTGGCCGAGGAGCTGGCCAAGATGCAGGACGGGTGCCTGCACCGGTACCCGGCGCTGTACGGCAGCGACGACCGCATCCACGCGTGCATGTCGGAGCTGGGCGTGCCCCTGACGCGCCACCCGGGGTTCCACCAGTGCGACCTGTGGGGCGACGTGCTGGGCCTCCTGGGCGCGCACCCCGTGGCGCCGCTGGTGACGCTGCACCACCTCGACTTCCTGGAGCCGGTGTTCCCGACGACGCCGTCGCGGGCCGGGGCGCTGCGGAAGCTGTACGACGGGCCCGTGCGGCTCGACTCGGCGGCGGTGGCCCAGCAGTCGGTGTGCTACGACGGGGAGCACCAGTGGACGGTGTCGGTGTCGTGGGGGTTCGCGGTGATGGTGGTGCGCGGGGTGCTGTCGCAGCGGGAGATGGAGACGCCGGTGCGGTCGTTCCTCAATTGGTACCGGCGCGCCGACTACACGGCCTACTCGTTCAACACGCGGCCCGTGGCGCGGCAGCCGTGCCAGAAGCCCAACGTGTACTACATGCGCGACTCGCGGATGGACCGGCGCCGGAACGTGACGGTCACGGAGTACGAGCGGCACCGCGTGAAGCCGCCGCCCTGCCGATGGCGCATCGCCGACCCGGCCGCGCTCCTCGACCACATCGTCGTCCTCAAGAAGCCCGACCCCGATCTCTGGAAAAGG TCTCCGAGGAGAAATTGCTGCAAGGTGCTGTCGTCGCCGAAGAAGGGGGAAAACCGGTCGATGACGATCAACGTCGGGATGTGCAGAGAAGGCGAGTTCGCCAAGATTTAG